The Streptomyces sp. NBC_00162 sequence TTCGATGCGGCGGCCTGAGAACAACGTGATCAGGAAACTGACCCATCTCTGCAGGAGGCAGATTTTGACGCTGGTCCAGATGCAGCCCCGCTCCGCGCATGCCGACCTCGCCCACCGGACGGTGGACGAGGTCATGGAAGCAGCCGGTCCGCAGGTCTGCGACGACATGACCGTGGATGTGGCCCTGGCCGTCATGGCCGGCTCCCGCGCGGATCATCTGCTCGTCTGTGACGAGGACGGCCTGTGTACCGGGCTGGTCACCCGGGCCCAGCTCACCGCCGTCCGCGAGAGCGCGGCGTACACGGACCAGCTCCATATACGC is a genomic window containing:
- a CDS encoding CBS domain-containing protein; this translates as MTLVQMQPRSAHADLAHRTVDEVMEAAGPQVCDDMTVDVALAVMAGSRADHLLVCDEDGLCTGLVTRAQLTAVRESAAYTDQLHIRDVLGDRGPFASPMTAMAEAEHAMRYRRLAALPVVDGQGSALGVLALAR